A section of the Citrobacter farmeri genome encodes:
- a CDS encoding cupin domain-containing protein yields the protein MIKSNEAQHEYRFGDSGPKYLIRGPVCDMGVVMLQPGQSFPNHRHIEACEIFYTLAGEVTLYLNGEPYTLGSGDVLHCDPGEAHFLVNKGDVPWKGVFVKSPHIPGDSHPVEPAGY from the coding sequence ATGATTAAATCTAATGAAGCGCAGCATGAGTACCGTTTTGGCGACAGTGGCCCGAAATACCTCATTCGCGGTCCGGTGTGTGACATGGGGGTCGTCATGCTCCAGCCCGGTCAGTCTTTTCCCAACCATCGGCACATCGAAGCCTGCGAAATTTTTTATACCCTGGCAGGCGAAGTGACGCTGTACCTGAACGGTGAGCCCTACACGTTAGGCTCGGGGGATGTCCTGCACTGCGATCCCGGTGAAGCGCATTTTCTGGTGAACAAAGGGGACGTGCCGTGGAAAGGCGTCTTTGTGAAATCCCCGCATATTCCGGGTGACAGCCATCCTGTCGAGCCTGCCGGGTATTAG
- a CDS encoding YjhG/YagF family D-xylonate dehydratase: MSINTIFTPQDEQFYAVKTHAAGPQGALPLTPQMLLESPSGNLFGMTQNAGMGWDANKLTGREVLLIGTQGGIRHSDGRPIALGYHTGHWEIGLQMSAAAKEITRLNGIPFAAFVSDPCDGRSQGTHGMFDSLPYRNDAAIVFRRLIRSLPTRRAVIGVATCDKGLPATMIALASMHDLPVILVPGGATLPPTFGEDAGKVQTIGARYANNELSLKEASELGCRACASPGGGCQFLGTAGTSQVVAEALGLALPHSALAPSGQDVWLEIARQSARAVMALDEKGITARDILTDKAIENAMVVHAAFGGSTNLLLHIPAIAHAARCRLPDVAQWSAINRKVPRLVSVLPNGPDYHPTVRAFLAGGVPEVMLHLRRLGLLHEDVMTVTGQTLGENLDWWEHAERRVKFRQCLRDRDGVEPDEVILSPEGAKAKGMTSTVAFPVGNIAPEGSVIKATAIDPSVVDEDGVYRHTGEARVFVSEEAAIKAIKQGQIQQGDIMVIIGGGPSGTGMEETYQLTSALKHISWGKTVSLITDARFSGVSTGACLGHVAPEALAGGPIGKLRTGDVIEIVVDRLSLKGSVNFIGSVQARLTPEEGATVLAERELHPDLKAHDYLPDDTRLWAALQAVSGGTWKGCIYDTDKIIEVINAGKKALGL; the protein is encoded by the coding sequence ATGTCTATCAACACCATTTTTACGCCGCAGGATGAACAGTTCTATGCGGTGAAAACCCACGCAGCCGGCCCCCAGGGGGCATTACCCCTGACGCCGCAGATGCTACTGGAGTCTCCCAGCGGCAATCTTTTTGGCATGACGCAAAACGCTGGAATGGGTTGGGATGCTAACAAGCTCACTGGCCGGGAAGTGTTATTGATTGGCACGCAGGGCGGTATTCGCCATTCGGATGGCCGCCCCATTGCCCTCGGTTATCACACCGGGCACTGGGAGATTGGCCTGCAAATGTCGGCGGCGGCGAAGGAGATCACCCGCCTTAATGGCATTCCCTTTGCTGCGTTTGTCAGCGACCCGTGTGACGGTCGTTCGCAGGGCACACACGGAATGTTCGATTCGCTGCCTTATCGTAACGACGCCGCAATTGTCTTTCGTCGTTTGATTCGTTCGCTGCCGACGCGGCGGGCGGTAATCGGCGTGGCGACCTGCGATAAGGGGTTGCCCGCGACGATGATTGCACTAGCGTCAATGCACGATCTGCCGGTGATCCTTGTGCCGGGTGGGGCGACATTACCGCCTACCTTTGGTGAAGATGCCGGAAAGGTGCAAACCATCGGGGCGCGTTATGCGAATAATGAACTGAGTTTGAAAGAGGCGTCCGAATTAGGGTGTCGCGCTTGTGCATCGCCTGGCGGCGGATGCCAGTTCCTGGGCACCGCAGGGACTTCGCAGGTGGTGGCAGAAGCGTTAGGACTGGCGCTGCCGCACTCGGCGCTGGCACCATCGGGTCAGGACGTGTGGCTGGAGATAGCGCGTCAGTCGGCACGTGCAGTAATGGCGCTGGATGAGAAGGGAATTACCGCCCGCGACATCCTCACCGATAAAGCGATAGAGAATGCGATGGTGGTGCATGCGGCCTTCGGGGGATCGACGAATTTGCTGCTGCATATACCGGCTATCGCCCATGCAGCCAGATGTCGCCTGCCGGATGTGGCGCAGTGGAGCGCCATCAACCGCAAGGTGCCGCGCCTGGTCAGCGTGCTGCCCAACGGGCCGGATTATCACCCGACGGTGCGCGCATTCCTGGCGGGAGGTGTGCCGGAGGTGATGCTACACCTGCGTCGACTGGGGCTGCTGCATGAAGATGTGATGACGGTTACCGGGCAGACGCTCGGTGAGAACCTCGACTGGTGGGAGCACGCCGAACGACGGGTGAAATTCCGTCAGTGCCTGCGCGATCGTGACGGTGTGGAACCAGATGAGGTGATCCTCTCGCCGGAAGGGGCAAAAGCCAAAGGGATGACCTCCACGGTGGCATTCCCGGTGGGCAATATCGCGCCAGAAGGCTCGGTGATCAAAGCGACGGCTATCGATCCGTCAGTGGTGGATGAGGACGGTGTGTATCGTCATACGGGAGAGGCGCGCGTCTTTGTCTCGGAAGAGGCGGCGATCAAAGCCATCAAACAGGGGCAGATCCAGCAGGGCGATATCATGGTGATCATCGGTGGCGGGCCATCCGGCACCGGTATGGAGGAGACTTACCAGCTCACCTCGGCGCTGAAACATATCTCGTGGGGGAAAACGGTATCGCTCATTACCGATGCCCGTTTTTCCGGCGTATCCACCGGCGCTTGCCTGGGACACGTTGCGCCGGAAGCGCTGGCGGGAGGACCGATCGGCAAACTGCGCACGGGGGATGTGATTGAAATCGTGGTCGATCGTTTGTCATTGAAGGGCAGCGTGAACTTTATCGGCAGTGTGCAAGCACGATTGACGCCGGAGGAGGGCGCGACGGTACTGGCGGAGCGCGAGCTACATCCCGACCTTAAAGCTCATGATTATCTGCCTGACGATACGCGACTGTGGGCCGCGCTGCAGGCCGTAAGCGGTGGAACCTGGAAAGGGTGCATCTACGATACAGATAAAATTATTGAGGTGATCAACGCCGGAAAAAAAGCACTTGGGCTTTGA